The Coffea eugenioides isolate CCC68of chromosome 8, Ceug_1.0, whole genome shotgun sequence genome has a segment encoding these proteins:
- the LOC113779014 gene encoding beta-D-glucosyl crocetin beta-1,6-glucosyltransferase-like, translating into MGTQRATSQLKILMFPWLAYGHISPHLELAKKLTGRGFSVYICSTPINLGFIKKKITPNYSASIQLVELHLPDTPELPSHYHTTNGLPPHLNSTLQRALNRAKPDLSNVLETIKPDLVIYDVFQSWTAALTATHNIPAVIFTIASVTNIAYFCHSFVKPGIEFPFPAIYLSDFEQAKAQIAAEDARANVNETDPASERPNRFCDSIMLVRSSREIDGKYMDYLSDIRNLKIMPVGTLFPEPADDDQDDKKTELIQWLGTKSKHSTVFIAFGSEYFLTKEEMEEMAFALELSGVNFIWAVRFPQGQRIKPEKALPEEFLERTGDRGRIVEGWAPQAKILGHPSIGGFITHSGWSSILESMVLGVPIINMPMHFDQPFNARMVVEIGAGVEVVRDKNGKFDRKVIAEVIKNVVVEKMGGNLRGKIRGVSEKIKLKENQEFDEAVDMLTELVMKNNHPSN; encoded by the coding sequence ATGGGTACACAACGAGCCACTTCTCAACTCAAGATCCTCATGTTTCCATGGTTGGCATATGGCCATATATCTCCCCACCTAGAACTAGCCAAGAAACTGACGGGTAGAGGATTTTCTGTATACATTTGCTCAACCCCGATCAATCTTGGATTCATCAAGAAAAAGATTACCCCAAATTACTCTGCCTCAATTCAACTTGTGGAACTTCATCTTCCAGACACCCCTGAACTTCCTTCTCACTATCACACCACCAATGGTCTTCCACCCCATCTCAATTCCACCCTGCAAAGAGCCCTGAACAGGGCTAAACCTGATCTATCCAATGTCTTAGAAACTATCAAGCCTGATTTAGTAATCTACGATGTTTTCCAGTCATGGACTGCCGCATTGACAGCAACCCATAACATTCCAGCAGTAATATTTACAATTGCAAGTGTGACAAATATTGCATACTTCTGCCACTCGTTTGTGAAGCCAGGTATTGAATTCCCTTTTCCAGCCATCTATCTTTCAGATTTTGAGCAAGCCAAGGCTCAAATCGCTGCTGAAGATGCAAGAGCTAATGTCAATGAAACTGATCCTGCATCTGAAAGGCCAAACAGGTTTTGTGACAGCATCATGCTCGTAAGGAGCTCGAGAGAAATTGATGGAAAATATATGGATTATCTCTCTGATATTAGGAATCTGAAGATTATGCCTGTAGGTACATTGTTTCCAGAACCTGCAGATGATGATCAGGATGATAAGAAAACAGAGCTAATCCAATGGCTTGGGACAAAAAGCAAGCATTCAACTGTTTTCATCGCATTCGGGAGTGAGTATTTCTTGACTAAAGAAGAGATGGAAGAGATGGCATTTGCATTGGAGCTTAGCGGTGTCAATTTCATATGGGCTGTAAGGTTTCCTCAGGGCCAGAGAATTAAGCCTGAGAAGGCTCTTCCTGAGGAGTTCTTGGAGAGAACGGGAGATAGGGGAAGAATTGTGGAAGGATGGGCACCACAGGCAAAAATATTGGGGCATCCAAGCATTGGAGGTTTTATTACCCATTCTGGTTGGAGTTCAATTCTGGAAAGCATGGTGCTTGGTGTTCCAATTATAAATATGCCAATGCATTTTGACCAGCCATTCAATGCTAGGATGGTGGTGGAAATTGGTGCAGGAGTGGAGGTTGTGAGAGATAAAAATGGGAAATTTGATAGAAAAGTGATAGCAGAAGTAATAAAAAATGTGGTGGTGGAGAAAATGGGGGGAAATCTGAGAGGGAAAATAAGGGGAGTgagtgaaaaaataaaattgaaggAAAATCAAGAGTTTGATGAGGCTGTGGATATGCTCACTGAGCTTGTGATGAAAAATAATCATCCTTCGAACTAA